The region CGAAGCCGTTTGTCGGCCTCGTCGGCTCCGAGAAGAACGGCTGGACCGGCACCGAGTTCGGGGCGAACGGGGCCGAGGACGGACCGGTCGCGGCACGGCCAGACGGCAAGGGCGGACTCAAGGTGACCTGGTCCGGCGAAGGCGGCGCCCAGGTCTACTTCCAAAGCCAGCCAGGATCAGGCGGCAACCAGGACCTCTCACGCTACTTCGACAACAACGGTGCGATCGTCTTCGACGCGACACTGCTCAAACCGCCGACGAGCGCCGTGTCGATGGAGGTGCACTGCACCTACCCGTGTCGCGCAAAGGTCACCGACACGAAGCTGCTCAAGCAGCTGCCGGTCGGGAAGCAGGTGACGGTCAAGCTGCCGCTGCGCTGCTTCGTGGAGAACCGGGCCGAGCAGTGGGATCCGAGGGCCATCAACACTCCGTGGCTGATGAACACCAACGGTTCGCTCGAGATGACGGTCTCCAATGTGCGCTGGGAGGAAGGAGCGGCCAACGATCCCGCCGCGACCCGATGCGATCAGCTGTCCTGACCCTGGCTCTGGCGCAGCAGGTGCTCGGCGGTTGCGGTAGCTTGCCCATGCGTTCGATCACGCGTCCCATTGCTGCCCGTTTACTCGAACCCTGTGGACTGCCTGCTGAGACACAGATCTGCTGGTCAAGCTCGGACCAGGACATCAATACCTCCATGGTGGAATCAACTTGCCGGACCCTGGGGTGGGGTCTCGGCTGATGCCGTCTCGACGCGGGGAGGGGGAGAGCGGCCAGCACGGGGGCTTGCCGCTCGAGCCCTTCGCCGAGGGCTGATGGGGGCTGATCTACCGGCTCCGGGCGGGACGTGGTGTCGTGAGGGAGGGGCGGGTGTCGCCGTCCGGCAGGACGGCGACGGAACAGGCGGGGGACTGGCCGAACCGTTGCTGATCGAGCCGACGTTACCGAGGTGTTCGGGCGGATCCGTCCGGTTTCCGACAGTCGTCATGGGGTCGTGGCGGCCACGGCGTGCGCGTAGAGCCGTCCGGCGCGGTAGGAGGAGCGCACCAGCGGGCCCACCAGCACCCCTGCGAAGCGGTCTCGGTGGCGAAGCGGGCGTGTTCGGCGAATTCCTCGGGCTTGACCCAGCGTTCGACGGCGTGGTGCCTGGCGGATGGCCGAAGGTACTGGGTGATCGTGAGGATGTCGCAGCCGGCGTTGTGCAGGTCGGTGATCGTGGCCTGCACCTCCTCCGGGGCAGCGTGAGGATGCCGAGTTGCTGGAGCGGATCACCAAGATCCGGTCGGCGCACGAATTCGCCGCCACCTATGGGTCACCGCGAGTGTGGCTGGAGCTGCACCGCCAAGGGGTGCGGTGCTCCCGCAAGCGCGTCGAGCGCATCATGTGCGAGAACGGGCTCGTTGGCGCGCATCTGCGCCGGGGCTGGAAGACCGGCTCCACCCGGCAGGACCCCTGCCATTCGTCGGCGCCGGACCTGGTCGACCGGGACTTCACCGCCACCGCGCCCAACCGGCTGTGGGTAGCCGATCTGACTCGCCTGCTCACTGGTGAGGGCGTGTTATGGCTGGCCTCGGTGCGTGATGCGTTCTCCAACCGCATCGTCGGCTGGGCCACCGCCGCCCGCGCCGACACCGAACCGGTGCTCACCGCGTTGGAATACGGGCTGTGGTCCCGCGACGTGCGCAGCGGCGCACTCGTCCATCACAGCGACAAAGGCTGTCAATACGGATTCAACTGGTCGTCGCAACACCTTGATCGTGGAGGTGTTGATGGGCAGGCCAGCCGGTTGGATGAAGGAGCTGACGGGGCGGGCGCCGATGAAGTCGCCGGAGAAGCCGTCGCGTCGCCGCGATGTGGAGCGGCTGTTCTGGGGTGAGATCGCCAAGGGGCTTTGCATCGAGGACGCCGCTATCGCGGTCGGCGTGTCGCAGGCCGCTGGTAGCCGCTGGTTCCGGGAGCGTGGCGGCATGTCGACGTTCGTGATCGTCCCTCTCGCGGGCCGCTATCTGTCCTTTGAGGAACAGGAAGAGATCGCGTTGTTGAGGATCCAGGGCGCCGGAGTTCGGGAAATCGCGCGTTTCCTCGGACGCGCTGCCTCGACGATCTCGCGGGAGCTGCGTCGCAACGCGGCGACCCGTGCAGGGAGGCTCGATTACCGTGCTTCGGTAGCGCAGTGGAAGGCGGAGCTGATGGCCCCCCGTCCCAAGACAGCCAAGCTCGTCGTGAATGAGCGGCTGCGTGATTAGCTGCAGGAGCGGCTGTCGGGACAGATTCGCCGTCCGGACGGAATCCCGGTTCCCGGGCCTGCTACCACGCCGTGGAAGGGAAGGAACAAGCCCCAGCGCCAAGACCGCCGGTGGGCCATGGCGTGGAGCCCGGAGCAGATCTCCCACCGGCTTCCGGTCGACTTCCCCGATGATGAGTCCATGCGGATCAGCCATGAGGCGATATAGCAGGCGCTCTACGTCCAAAGCCGCGGCGCCCTGAAACGGGAGTTGGTCACCTGTCTGCGCACCGGCCGCGCGCTGCCGGTGCCGCGTGCGCGAGCCCGCCGCACCTACGATGGCATGGTGGCGCCAGAGGTGATGATCAGTCAGCGGCCCGCCGAAGCCGCAGATCGCGCCGTCCCCGGGCATTGGGAGGGAGATTTGATTATCGGCCTGGACAAATCCGCGCCCGGCACGCTCGTCGAGCGGTCCACCCGCTACACGATGCTGCTACACCTGCCGCGCATGGAGGGCTACGGGACCGAGCCGAGGGCGCACAACGGCCCCGCCTTGGCCGGCCATGGTGCCGAGGCCGTCCGGGATGCTATCGCGTCCTCGATCACCACGCTGCCCCAACAACCGCGCCGATCCCTGACCTGGGACGGTGGGTAAAGAAATGGCCCAGCACGCGCAGCTACGCATCGACACCGGGATCGAGGTCTACTTCGCCGACCCGCACAGCCCCTGTCAGCGCGGCACCGACGAGAACACAAATGGCCTGCTACGCCGATACTTTCCCAAGGGAACCGACCTCGCCCGATGGAACCACGACGAACTCGACGCCGTCGCCGCCGCACTCAATGACCGTCCACGCAAGACACTCGACTGGAAGACACCGGCCGAAGCACTGAACGAGCTGCTACTCTCACATCAATAGGCCGGTGTTGCGACGACCGGTTGAACCTGGGCAATACACCGCGCTCCGGTTCACCCAGCGGCTGGCCGATGCCGGCGTCGTACCGTCGACCGGCAGCGTGGGCGACAGCTTCGACAATGCCCTGGCCGAGAACCTGTGGTCGACCATCAAGATCGAGCTGCTGTATTGGCCGGGCACCACATTCGCCACCCGCGCCGAGGCCGACGCAGCGATCTTCCGCTACATCGACGGCTGGTACAACCCGCGCCGCATCCAGCAGGGACTCGGCGGACTCTCCCCCGATTGAGTACGAGGAGGCCCACTACACCCAACACGATCAACACCACGTCGATAGCATCCGCCTGGCTGGCCGAATCCCCAGCCGCCCTGGACGAGGGCCGCTTCCACCTGGCGCTGACCACGGTGGCGCCGACGGCCGGGGCCACCTTCGGGCGATTCGCGCGGATACTGCCACCGTCGATCGCGACGCGGCTCGCGGACATCGTCGAGTGGTCCGCGGATGCCGATGCGATCCACGCTCAGGTCACCTTCCCGCCCGATATGGCGCGCAACGGCAACGTCGTCGAAGTCCCGCAATGGCTGCCGCGGATGATCTCGATCGCGACCTACACCGACGACCCGACATCGCTCGAACCGGACGACTTGGCCGTGTGCGCGGACTCCCGCCGCCTGTTCGTGGTGGAACGCGACACGGGGCGAGAAGTGCGGCCGAGTACCTTCCACAAGCTCAACTCCCGCGTCCGTGCTCCGAACCTGGCCCGGTTTCTGCAGGACGTCGCGGCCACCGAGGCCGATGCGGCGGGCGGGTGGGCCTGGGGTGCGGCCGAGAATCTCCCGTTCTTGCCTCGACTGCGCTGGGGACGCATCGTGCTGTCCCCGGCCCGGTGGCTGGCACCGGAGGCGCTGCGAGAGAGCCACAGCCCGTTCGTCGAGTGGCGGGACCGGGTACAGGCCTGGCGCGCGCACTGGGCCGTGCCGCGCACAGTACTGCTCACCGCAACGCCACGACGAGGTGCTCACCGACCACCTGCCGCAGCTGCTCACATGCCTTCCCGAGACGGTCGATCGATGGTTCTTCCTGCGGTACCGGGATCCCCACCCGCATCTGCGGCTGCGCTTGCACGGCCCTGCCCGGGAACTCCAGGATGAGGTCCTGGCCCGATTGCGCGCGTGGACCGAACGGGTGCGCGGGCTCGGTCTGGTCCAGCGACTGGCGCTGGACACCTACCGGCCAGAATGGGAGCGCTATGGCGGCCCGCCGGCGATGGCAGCCGACGAGCGCGTGTTCCACGCCGACAGCCTGGCGGTGCTCACGCAGCTGAAGCTCCAGCGGTCGGGGAAGCTCCCCGTCGAGCCGCTCCTGATGGCGGCCGCCGGAGTCGTCGACCTGAGCTCCAGGTTTTGCGCGCAGGCCGCTACCGCAGGCATCACCAATGCCGCGCTGCTCGGCAACTGGGAGGACTGGATACTGCGCACGTTCGCCAAAGACGAGCATCACGTGGCATTTCAGCACCGCCGTGGGCAGGCACAGCACCTCATCACGCCGCCGGACTGGGCGCAGCTGCGGACATACCCGGGCAGCAGCACACTCTTCGGGATGTGGCAGCAGCGGGCGGTCGCGGTACGCGACTACGTGCACGCCCTGGCCGATCCCGAGGCGCGTCGGTGGTCGGATCCGTCCACCGTGCTCCAATCGGTGCTGCACATGCACCACAACCGGTTCCTGGGCACCGACCGGAACACCGAACGCGACTCCTACGCGATCGCCCGCGGCATCGTGCAAGCCGAGGTGGATCGCCGCAGGAACGCACGATGACGGCCCGCATCGGGCAGGAGACGCAACAGCGGGCGCGTGCCGTGGTCGCCGACGTGGCCGAGGCGCTCGCCGACCCCGACCACGTGGAGCACGTCGCCACGGCCGCACGCAGCCCGACATCCCGCCAGCCGCCGTGGCACCGGCATTCCCTGGGGGAAGGCTCGGCCGGGATCGTGTTGCTGTTCGCCGAACTCTCCCATGTCGATCAGCGGCACCGGAACATCGCGCACGCCTACCTCTCAATCGCCGCGCGGGAACCCCTCCGTGGCGCTGGCGGCCTGTTCCAGGGGCCCGTGGCCCTAGCCATGGGCAGCCAGTGCGGCCCGACGCAGCAGCCAGGACTACACAGGGCTGCTCCGCGTGACCGACGAGCTCGTGACCCGGCACGTGGCCGAGCTGCTCGCGCGGGAACGTGCCCGACTCGACGCCGGCATACCCGGAGCGCCGATCCGGGCCTACGACGTCATCTCCGGGGCCAGCGGTATCGGGCGGTATCTCCTGCTGCATCCTCGGCATCACACGCTGCTGCGCCACCTCCTCGCCTACCTGGTGCGCCTGACCGCCCCCGTTGCGGCACACGGTGTGACCGTGCCGGGATGGTGGGTGTCCACCGTGCCGAACCCGGCACGGCCACACGACTTCCCGTGCGGACGCCTCAACCTCGGCCTGGCCCACGGCATCTGCGGCCCCATGACGCTGCTGGCTTTCGCCCGGCAAGCCGGCATCCGCGTCCCCGGCGACGACGAAGCCATCGCCAGCATCGCCGAAGAGCTGCTCACCTACCAAGACGAACGCGGACAATGGCCGGGCACCGTTGCACTGGAGGACATCGTTCTCGACGGTGAGAACGATCCCGTCGAGCCGGGACTCTGCCATGGACGAGCCGGCGCGCTGCACCTCACCTCCGTGCTGGCCCACGACACCGGTGACGCTCGGCTGGTGGCGCAGCTTCCCCGGCTCGCCGAGCGCGTGCTGGACCTTCCCACCCCGGAGCACCCGTTTCGGTTCGCTAGGGAGAACACCTCGTCGCGGCCCCGCCTGGGGTTCCTCGATGGTGCAGCGGGCATCGCCCTGGCCTTGCACCGCTACGCGGACGGACCACAGCGCACGATCTGGGAAGCGGCTCTGATGGTGTGCTGATCCACTCGCGGCGGCGTTGGCATGTGGATCCGGACGGGGTCTCGACGGCGGCCCAAGCCGAGTGCCAGTCGAAGCGGGCACGGAGGAGGCGTACACGATTGAGATCCACGTGAAGTCGAAGTCGATCACCAACCGTGTGCGGGAGAAGCCGCAGGTACCGTTCCGCTGGCCGGCGGCTGAACAGCGGCACCGCCCACCCGTTCCAGCGGTCGACGGGATTGACCCGGGCGGGGAACCGCTCGTCACGGTCGTCGTCGTAGATGTCGATGTAGACCAGACCGTTGTCGAGCAACGGTGTGTCCTGGTCCTCGGGGCTGACGATCAGGTCGGTGTTGCAGTGCCGGACAACGGTGCCGACCGGGAGGTCACCAGCGATTTCCGCCATGTGGTGTGCGGACTTGTGTGCGTTGGCGTGAAGTTCAGCTTCGCTGTATACGGTGTCGAGCTCGGAGGAGAGCTTGTGCGTAGAACGCGTCTCGGTACTGCTGGAAGGTGAGTTCGCGCTCAGCGACGACGGTTGTCGTGGTGGCTTTGCCGGAGTCGAGTCCTTGGAAGGCACGGCTGTCGCCGCACCGGTCGTCCGGGTGGTTCAGGTCGAGGTCGCAGGTCGGTGCGAAGTCGACCAATTCGCCTTCGGCGGTGTGGTGGACGTCGTTGTCACGGTTGCCCTGGGCACGGGCGGTGGCGACGAGCACGGTGAATGTCGGCACGCCGCGGGGATGCCGACCGAAGCCGAGCACATCGGCGCATTCAAGTCGGCGGCGTGCGCGCAGGCCGAGTACTGGCTCGGCACCGGCGAGGAGTCGGCACCGCCGGCCAGTGGTCGAACGTCACGATCGGCTCGTTCAGCCTCTGCCGCGCCAAGGACGTCGCCGACAGCCCGACAAGTTGCGCACCCGCGAGACCGTGATCCGACCGCTGCGCCTGGTTGGCCTGCTGCGCGGCACCGTCGTGTGCCCGTAACCGGAGATCGCGCACACAGCATCGACGGCACTTACACGTTCGGATGTCGATCAATCCGATGACACAGAGCGCGGGACCCAGTCCAACGGACCATGGTCAACTGTCTCCAACGTTCACCGAAGGGAGAGTTTCGATGCGCTGGCGTTCGTGGGTGGTCGCGATCGTGACGGCGGCTGGACTGGGGCTGCTGGGCAGTGGCATCGCCACCGCCCAAAATATGAGTGGCAAATACATCGGCGGAGAATTGAACGAGCTTGCCGATGCACCAATCGACGTCCTCCTCGACAAGATCGAGTCGACTACCAGGTCAGCTACAGAGGTTGAATGATCAAGATTAGGGCGGCTCCGGTTCGAGGGTGAGGCCGGTTTGGGCGAGGAAGCCGGTGAGCAGGTGGGGCCGGTACTGGATGCGTTTGAGTCGGTTGCGTACGACAGTGGCGAGGTGATCGACGTTGGTGACGGCGAGGTTGCCGAGGCTGCGTTTGACGTGGGACCAGACGCTTTCGGTGGGGTTGAGGTCGGGGGCGTAGGCCGGGAGCTGGATGACGTGGAGCCAGTCCCGGCTGGCGATCCGCTGCCGCATCGCGGCGCTGATATGGGTGTTCAGGTTGTCCCAGACAACCACGATCGGGGCCTTGAGATACTGGTGGGCGGCATCCAGCTGGGCGGCGTAGTCGGTTTCGGCGAAGCTGCGGCGTTCGCCCTTGCGAGCACGGTGGACCTTGACCCGATACAACAAGTGTGGACGTTTTCCGGGGCGGACGCAGAACAGACCGGCGACCGAGACACGACCGGATCCCTTGCCTGACACCGGAATCACCGGGGTGTGGCCGCGTGGTGCCCAGGTCCGTGCTTTCGGCGGCCGCAGCGTGTGACCTGTCTCGTCCTCGAAGCAGATCCACGCACCACGCTCGGCCGCTAGATTTTTGCTTGCCGCCACACCTCCTCGCGCCACGTGGCGATGGTGTCTTCGTCGCGTTCGATCGGGCGATGCGCGGGCATCTGCGGGCTGAATCCCATGCGGTGCAACAACATCGAGGCTCCGCGCAGGGTGTAGTTGACCCGGAACAGTCGAGCGATCAGATCAGCCACCCGCGCCAGGGTCCACCGCTGATCTTCGGTGTAGCCGTGTGCAGCGGGGCCTTCTCGCAGCGCGGCGGCCAGCCGGTCCTGCTGCTTGGGCGAAAGCCGACATTCGGTCCCCGAGGGCCCCTTGGACACCAGCCCGCTTCCCCGCCTGAGAGCCACCGCCGCCGCCACACATACACAGCGTTGTGCGACACCCGCAATCGCTTGGCGATCTCCGGAACCGGTACGTCCTGAGCGAACAACTTCGCCGCTTGCAACCGAACCGCCTCACGCCGGGCACGACCCTCAGCTGTGAGCCCACCACCATCGGGATACCGCACCCGAACCAGATACCGCATCCATCAGCCGCCGTCAGCCCGACACGCCGTGATCAAACCCCGACAGTTCAACCTCTGTAGCTAGCATTGGTGGTGGTGAGGACCCGCAACCACAGGTGCGGGGCCTCACCGCATCCTCCGCCCAGTTCGGCCTGGCCGCGCTACGACGGCTGGCGGTATCGGCGATACAACCCGTGCGAGGCATCAGGCAGCATTTGTTGCTCTCCACTGTGATCGCCTGATTCCTCATAGCCCCTCGCAGCGGAAAGGGTGTGTGCATTTTGATCGGCATCCCCGCGTTCGTGCTCGCCCAAGCCGGGCAGAACGTCACCATCGAGTCCTTCGGAGGCAGC is a window of Saccharopolyspora erythraea NRRL 2338 DNA encoding:
- a CDS encoding lantibiotic dehydratase, with product MSTRRPTTPNTINTTSIASAWLAESPAALDEGRFHLALTTVAPTAGATFGRFARILPPSIATRLADIVEWSADADAIHAQVTFPPDMARNGNVVEVPQWLPRMISIATYTDDPTSLEPDDLAVCADSRRLFVVERDTGREVRPSTFHKLNSRVRAPNLARFLQDVAATEADAAGGWAWGAAENLPFLPRLRWGRIVLSPARWLAPEALRESHSPFVEWRDRVQAWRAHWAVPRTVLLTATPRRGAHRPPAAAAHMPSRDGRSMVLPAVPGSPPASAAALARPCPGTPG
- a CDS encoding IS3 family transposase encodes the protein MLERITKIRSAHEFAATYGSPRVWLELHRQGVRCSRKRVERIMCENGLVGAHLRRGWKTGSTRQDPCHSSAPDLVDRDFTATAPNRLWVADLTRLLTGEGVLWLASVRDAFSNRIVGWATAARADTEPVLTALEYGLWSRDVRSGALVHHSDKGCQYGFNWSSQHLDRGGVDGQASRLDEGADGAGADEVAGEAVASPRCGAAVLG
- a CDS encoding IS630 family transposase, encoding MQPADARASPDRTRRRHHRHVARGGVAASKNLAAERGAWICFEDETGHTLRPPKARTWAPRGHTPVIPVSGKGSGRVSVAGLFCVRPGKRPHLLYRVKVHRARKGERRSFAETDYAAQLDAAHQYLKAPIVVVWDNLNTHISAAMRQRIASRDWLHVIQLPAYAPDLNPTESVWSHVKRSLGNLAVTNVDHLATVVRNRLKRIQYRPHLLTGFLAQTGLTLEPEPP
- a CDS encoding IS3 family transposase, which encodes MLRRPVEPGQYTALRFTQRLADAGVVPSTGSVGDSFDNALAENLWSTIKIELLYWPGTTFATRAEADAAIFRYIDGWYNPRRIQQGLGGLSPD
- a CDS encoding DUF7715 family protein gives rise to the protein MPTFTVLVATARAQGNRDNDVHHTAEGELVDFAPTCDLDLNHPDDRCGDSRAFQGLDSGKATTTTVVAERELTFQQYRDAFYAQALLRARHRIQRS
- a CDS encoding thiopeptide-type bacteriocin biosynthesis protein, translated to MLTCLPETVDRWFFLRYRDPHPHLRLRLHGPARELQDEVLARLRAWTERVRGLGLVQRLALDTYRPEWERYGGPPAMAADERVFHADSLAVLTQLKLQRSGKLPVEPLLMAAAGVVDLSSRFCAQAATAGITNAALLGNWEDWILRTFAKDEHHVAFQHRRGQAQHLITPPDWAQLRTYPGSSTLFGMWQQRAVAVRDYVHALADPEARRWSDPSTVLQSVLHMHHNRFLGTDRNTERDSYAIARGIVQAEVDRRRNAR
- a CDS encoding helix-turn-helix domain-containing protein, with the translated sequence MSKGPSGTECRLSPKQQDRLAAALREGPAAHGYTEDQRWTLARVADLIARLFRVNYTLRGASMLLHRMGFSPQMPAHRPIERDEDTIATWREEVWRQAKI